CCCTCATAACCACACACATCCCATTTTGATAATGTTGTCATTATATAttgatataaattaataaaactaatatttatattctaattgaataatttttatattatttcaaaatcatttatttaaaaaataataattaaaatactcATTATTTAAGTTACAACATTTCAGCTATCATTCGAACATTTTCTCACCACCGCACATTTTAACTACCATTCAAACATTTATTCACCATCACACATAACAAATAAAGAATGAAGGGTCTTTTGATTATTATATCATTATACAACCTTTGATTATATAAGAATTATTATAGACATTTACTTGTTCATTGCAAACAAGCCACATTTTACAATTATGCCAAAATACCTATTGCAAAATACCTGCTCATGGATCAACATATATCTCAAAATACCAACCTTTGAGGATAAAATTCATGGTAGCAAAATTAGTTCAATGATCAAACTCAAAGTGCAATAGCTCAAACTAATGAACAAATTGTCCAAAACAGAAAAACTAAAACACGTATCACATTGTTTAGAAACTTACCAATGCAATATCAATGTCATAAATCCATTAATGATGCATATAGAAGTATGGTGAAATTCTTGGTATAGCTCAATTTCCATTTAACGATTAAAGTAAGGGAGGCTCGAGGGCAAGGAGATCACATATTTCACAATGAAAGAAAAGAATGATTGGAGCATGTGGGAATCACATCTTTCACAATTTTTGTAACTAGATAAACTTCTCTTTATAGGTATTCTATGATTCATATATATGCTAATGATAGACTATATTTTAGTACATTGATATTCTATGATGTGTTGTTCACTAGTTATTTTGGAATAGTGTTTTTTGGAATATCACTTGTTTTTATACATAGTTTCTCTAGGAAATAAGTATAAAATACAAGTTTCAACTTgtaatattattattgtgttttatattttgtatcttgcttttcataatttttgtaaGTCTTAAAAAATTACGGTGTTGTGCCATATTAACATGTTTTATAAGTAAAtaataaacatattttaattttacaatgagaattttaaaattatgtcaacaatttaattagttattgtattattttatatttttttcaaaatctgtaAAATCTTATGGTTTTATAGTTCAATCTTCTCAACCTTCCATCGATCTTATATAAGAGCACGATTTTGACAATCTTGAATGTATGGCCAGGGCTTGAAGGCCAACACATAGTATTCCAAAATATGATAGTGATCTTCTAAAAAAGGTTAAGAATGCTAGATTTgttgacatacatacatatataaggaATTCTCAACTACAAACTTAAAATGCGAACCCATATTTTCacctttgatatatatatatattcttacatAGGATTTAAAGTAAGGGTCCGTAAGAGCATCTACAATGGGCTCTTGAAAACAACAATATGAAGAACCTGAGATACTAATTTGTAGTGCTACTAGCCCACAGTGGGATAAAAATGACACTTGCGTTTTACTTGAAACTTTCCATAGACTAGAGATATGGAGTGCCTATTGAGGATAAAAATTGAACCCACAAGGCCAATACAAACGAGACACATATTTAACAaattctaaatcatttttttacCTTCTTTTCTACGCGCGTTTGCGTATCTATTCCTCTTTCACATTTTTTGGGTTTCTTCCGTCGTCATTATTGTCTTCCAGATTCATTCCAGAGACCAACGACTCCGCCCCTCTATCTTTCAAACCAGAGGCATGCATTTCTCATACTCATTTCGTCAAGGTATGAGCACaataattttgtttcatttcctTCATATACTTCTCATTTATTTAGATATGATACTACTTCTGATTTGTCTCAATGTTGGTTGTTCATATTGATTTAGTCAATTTTGAGATATGTAATTATGAGATTGATGATGAACCCTATTTTGAGTCCATAATAGAGTTTGATGTTTGTGCTTTTGGAttgatttggtttgttttatgtcagggtttttcttctcttgataATCATATGGCTCATTAAGGGTTTAGGAATGTGTGTAGGTTCTATTTAATCGATTTCAATTCAAATTTAGGTTAAAAGTTATGATGTATGAAGTTGTATGCTTCAAATATTCTATTTACTTCACTGATTTCATATTGCCGTCATATCCACTATGTTAAATTTGATACTTTTTGCACACATGCTGCTTTCTTTTACCAACAGAATGATATCATATGTATTCCAAGTTTTTAAAATACAACGTCAATGAatcgaatcaaacttcaaacttCCATTATCTTGTGTTTTGACAGTTTATCAAACTTCAGACTTTCATTAAATTAAAGAATCTTAACACATTTGAggtttaattataattttatgtggTCGTTGGTTAAAATTCTTACAAAAGAGAGGGAAATGATAGTTAAATAGTAGTTGTGTTTTAAGTGTATGTATTTTGGTACCATTGTAGGGGGTCTTTTCATAATATGGGCATGCACAAACACCAAGGCAAAATGTAGCACTTGAAACTAATTccccattggagttgctctaaacGTTTGTGCCCATACTCCAAACACCTCAATTCTCGTACAACTATACATTTAACAAGTGCTACATTTCAATATACTCACAGTGAGCACACTTGagccaacacttcatactctttttctccctctttcttttcatcatctctcttttatttttcgtcatctctctcttctttttcgtCATATCTCTCTTGactattcatcaactaataACTACTTCAAATGTGGAGTGGCTCTAAGTTTTGCTTTATTTTTGGAGTGTTCAAAACTTGCTATTGTAGATATGTAGCACTAGATATATGGAGAAAGTGTGTTTTGGAGCACTTGAAACAAGTCCCATTATGGATGTTTTAAGAGCATCCCAGCGACAATGCTTAGCACATCCTGTATCATATTTTAACGAACCAATCAtcaaaaaacccataaaaaaacCACCACAACCGTCCCTTTATAATATCGAACCAAACCTGTTATATTGCCGTGGCACTACAGTGCTCCGCTAAAGATAGAGGAACACTGTAGCTCTTGAAAACAAttgtttatattaaaataatgagAACATATGATGTCATGAGGCCAATTGTAATATTAGGGTACCAATTATTTTTTTGTCTATCAAGTGACGTAAATCAACTTGTTTTTAGTATGAcaaacaatatttatttttatttgacttaaatttatttaaatataaacaacattttatatttatattttctatttaaCCGGATAAATcttaaaacaaataacaatattATATTGACTTAAAACTacttgcaagttacacttctctAATAAGATAATTAAAATACAATGCAAATAGTACAACTAAGATTCACTATGAATATTTCATAAATGTTCAATAAGATCAGTTTAGAGCTAAGAATGAACTTCCTTATCTTTGATTTGAAAATATTGATCCATGAAATCCTGAAGTTCATATGCGTGGTCATCTGACACTTCTATTGGTGGAGGACTTTTATCGATTTGATCATATATGAAAGACATATTTGGTTGAAGGTGTAGATGCTGTTCGTCTCAACTATCATGTTGTGCAATATGACACATGCAAGCATAATGACTTTAAGTATTTCAGTCTCAAAATAACGAGCAGGTCAAAGGACAATCACAAATCGTAATTGTAGCACTTCAAACGCACATTCCACATATTTTCTTGCACATTCTTGACACCTTGCAAAGTGTTTGGTCTTTGTAGTTTGTGACAAGGTGATTGATTTCACGAAAGTAGCTCATGAAGGATATATACCATCGGCTAGGTAGTATCCCATTGTATAGTTATAACCATTAAAGGATATATATCAATGTCGTTGCTGTTGGGAGACCTCAAATCCTCAGGACCAAAGATAGAAATAGCTACTTTCGCAAAATATTTCACACTCTCAATAGCAGTGCTTTATGAAATTCTTACATAGTCGTCCATGAAATTTGTAGCAAGGGAATAATTGACATATTTTCGAAATGTGAAaataatacaaaacaaaaaaaataattacagaGTCCTAAAGTGTATTATTCCGAAATAAGTAAAAATCATATTCATTCAAAGCCAATTAATAAACTTATTTGGCTATGTAAAGGCCCGATTTTTGGATAGGACAAATTGACTATGGTGGGGCAAATGAAAGACAATAATTAAGGGCTTAAATGAAATGaagtgtaaataaaaaaaaagtgggtGAAATCTGGAGGAAAAAAACACTAGATGGGTCAaacttaaataataaaattctgTCAAAACCTAAAGAAAACTCTTTTCTTCATCCTCCACCCCACTCGCGCCACTTTTCCTCATAAACCTAGCAGCCGCGCCCCTTTGACACTACAGTTACCAGCAGAGTAGGACGACCGCCGGAGAATCCAAACTGCCTCCAGTAGCCGCCGAGAGTGAGGACACGCTAGGTATTGCCACTCTCTCTCTGTATAGCTGACTCGGCCAACAATGGCCGGGGTGGCCGTGGCTGCCGGGAATCACTAGTGTGATACCCGGCATAGCAGAAACATAATCATGTCCTCCTTTTTCGGAGAAGACACTGAATTTTGGTCGGAGATGGGTTGGTCCGTGAGAGAGAGCCACCTGATAAATTTTCGTCACAAATAATTCTGTTCGGCTAGTATGtataaagtcttaacttgcaattaAAGGTTATGGTGCCAATTTGAACTTTGGCATAAAATTGGTCAATCAAAGCTTTATCATATTTGTAAACAATTTACATCTGATACGATGATTATCTCATGAAACTATTAGTCTGATGAAACTTAGTCATATTAGGCTCAAGAGCTTTGCTTAAGCAGTGGACCTGTTTGGACTGGGTTCTCTTGGAAATTAGTTCTTGGGAAGACAGTACAAACCAAACACCACCAGAACCCTAGTCTGTCCGTCCGCCTATGCGGGGCAAATTGCACACGtcttcacttcttcttcttttattgaTTATTGATCTGTCCCTGTAAATACACTCTCTCTCTTGAATGAATACTGTTAAAAGCTTCATCGAAAATATTATTTTGGATTCTGGGGCATGAAATCCTCTTTGATGATGCTGTACTAGTCCTTGCTTTGGTGTTTATTTTGCAGTTGAAGCAGCAAATTAGGTATGATAAAGAGAAGATTCTACAGGCTTGATTACGGAGATAACAGCGATGGCTCAGATTCATCACGGGCATCTTCTTCTGACTCTGAAGTCGAAGTAGAGGAAGCTAGTGAAGGATCAGAAGGGGAGGTGAATGAGAATGCTGAGCCTCGTTCCACCTCATCTGGTTTGTTCACACTGTTCTGTTTATCTTTCTTTGTTCATCTCTGAATATTAGAACTCTGTGCTATTGTGTCGACAATTTGAGATgcaaaagcttttttttttttgctgaatgAGTTGTTCTGTTTTTTAATCGTGTATATGTTTGGGTACTTCTGGTTTGTGTTATGATTTTGCTTGTGTTATTTATTTTGGTACTTTGTGGTGTTCATGTGTTAATCAACAAATTGATTTcattgtttgtgttttattttttcaaagtcTGTTTGTGTTTTGATGGTATCTGCATTGGGAGATGGGAGTTAAATCTCTATATTTTAAGCCTGAAGAAAGTTCTTATTCTACGAATATGATTTGTATCAATAACTTTTTTTGAGTGTACTAATTGTTAGATGCTGTTTCTTTTCTGTGGATATCTATATAGCAGGATATGAAAGTGAGGATAGCTCGGGAAATGAGATTGGTGTTGACGCATCAGGTACTATGTATCTTTGTTTAGCTGTTAAACATGTCACAAGTTAGCCAACTCCTTGAAAAAGTGAATATATACGTTTTGTGCCATGTTGTAAAACCAATATATTTAAGTTCAAGAACAGCCCTTGCCAATGAGCCAACTTAAATTAACTTGTTAGTTACTCTAACTCAAACAAGAGCGGATATTAGAGTAAGTAAGAATTAGGCTCTCATTTCCCTCAACGTTTAGGATTGCATCTCTTCTTGGATgtccaagaaagaaaagaaggctcTGGTCCCCTGATGTCATACTCTGTGATTTTCTTGCCTACAACCTTTGCTACCATGAATTCTTGTAGCTGttagttatttgttttgtaaataaacatataaggtttagaaaaagagaagaacacATAGGCCAGTGATTTGACGCATGACTTCAACGCTAAGCATTATCTACAACCACTCCCAGATGACGTTTCCTTTAAGCGAGTTGAGGGCTTTTAATTTGTCATTCACTTCTCATTGATGCGGTACGCtacatattatttatttttttactgcCAAAGCAAACAAATAGAGAAGAGCACCAAGGTGGTTTCTCCCAAAAGATGAACAaacatattatttatttttggggCGAGGACAGAAGTAGACAGAGGAGAGATTCTTGAGAAATTGAAGataaatgaacaatttcagTAAATCCAGAACCCCTGAAAGGGCCTAACCTTGTCAAGAATTTAGTGGCTTAATTTACCTTCACATTAGTTATGAATATGACAATATTAGCTGCCACTGTTGCAGACTATTGTTgttaaaaataaacataaagaaaatatatttgtgatgTTACAAGTCCGCTTTTTTCGTCTTTTCATTTGGGTATCAAGTTTAGCAGTGCATTTATATTGGTTTGTAAGCATGCTGGTTTCGTAATATCATAGTGGTAACTGATGTTGTTCGAATTGCTAGAATCCAATAATTTATTACATTTACATGTAACTTTAAAAATGCATGCTTTTGTTCTTTCTTGGAAGGACAAAGGAAAAGGTATCCTCGTGGATTTTTGACATTATTAGACCATGGCTGGTTTGTAGATGAAGATGATAATGAAAgcggaaaggaaagaaaaattctTGTCCATTGTCAGTTATCTGGCAAACATGAACCTGAAATGCCAAAGAAATTGTCCAAAATCACACATGAGAAGGTATCAGTACCAGAAGACATGCCAGACTGCATAATGAAAAGCAAATCAGTTTTTAAGTGCAGGCTTTGCCCTCGTATCGTCTGCTTGACTGAGGAGACTATGAGGGCTCATCTTAATTCCAAGGTAAGGAATTGCATATTTCATTTCttaaagaaaatatttgttgtGGTACACTACTACTGTCTCAACCATTTGGCAAACTTTTGTTCGGAGGGATCGTCACTTGGATGCATGAGGATAAATTGGCCACCACCCTTCTGACTTTGTCTGTTTCCATGTGCCAATGCATTTCACCGAGAACAATCTACCGTTAGGTGTTCTCATTCTTTTGTGATACTTCCATGGAAAAACTCACTATTTATCTGAATCTAAACCATTTATATTCTTTGATTTAATAAAAACAACCCCCAATTCTGCAGGATGTTAAAGTAATTTTTTGGAACAAGGAatcataatgattttttttttccatttcccTTTCCTGTATTGCGATGGTTTCACCCAAATTCCTCTTTTAACACATTCTCTTCCTCAGCATCTTGATTAACTTGGTAAGCACCAGACCCTAGATCGATGCAATGGGTCTTTTTAAGGGTTTAAGCATACTTAGTGTGAGGCACTGCCTTTGAAACTGTATCCCCCACTCACCTTTAGCATATCATATGCTCTTGACAGGTCtgcttccctttttcttttatttacttttctttttttgggttgaGGGTGTTCAGTTACCATTGTTGTTATTGTTTTTCCAAAGAGATATTGGTTGGTTAGAACTTGTTTTTTTTAACCGTTTACTTGAGTTGGATTATTTTGGTAATCATTTGAGTTTCTAGGTGTAAATTCAATTTGATATTATATCATGTCTGTCCTGtccaagggaaaaaagaaaaattaagaatGGTTCCGCTGAACAAGATCGCAGGAAATAATATTCACAAATCATGAAAATAATAGGCATTTTCCCGCTTCATTGCAAGAATAATACTTAGAAGGTATCATCAGTATAATGCAAGGTTAACCGGACTGGCCATTGAACCGGAAAATTTACTGGTCCATGGTTCAATCGGGATTAGATCGGGTTCGAACAGGTtcaatataaaatttaatagatatatatttattaacaGAATCATATGTATATTACAACAAATTTCAATAAATTCAATaagttcatttcttttttctttatttatattcAATAAAGTAATATCTTTGTTATTACAaccaattttaataaatttaatttttgaaatacagcataatatatgtattataatgtGTAAGGGTATTTTTAGGGAAGATCATATATTCAATTAATGTATCCctttaaacaaaaaattataatagcTAAGTTGGTTAGAGCATTGGTCTTTTCAACATAAGGTTATGAGTTCAAATCCTATTTTTAACATAAGGTTATGAGTTCAAATCCTACCAGGAGcaagttttcaaaaattttacaaTTTAATCAACCGGTCTAAAGTGGCAGCTCCAAACCGGTTCTTTGAAAACGGCAGTTTACTAACTTACCGGTTTACATAGCCTCTACGATCGGACAGAGAGCCGGTCACCGGTTGACAGGCCGGTCTGGTTTTGATAACCTTGGTATAATGTCAGATGGTGGGAGGATAGTATCCAAATGTGGATTCAAAATTTGAAGCTAGTGCATGGGCCATATGCAGACGAGGCATGAATGCATGCACATTTGCAAGTGCCATGGTGTTTCTGCGTATGGTGTTCATAGTACATTGCATAATCTTCAAGCGCATTGAGGGAGAATGACAGTTCATAGAAGCACAACCATCACCACCCTTCTTTTGTAGCCACATTCTATCTTTCCATTGTTGTGTTCTTGTTAATTGACCAACTAAGTGGTCAACTCACTTGATATAGGTTGGTTAAAAAGATTAGATGAGTTCTTAACAGGCTAAGATTAGGTTATGATCTTCAATAACATCATGCAGACAATAGGGATGAATGCATGCATATTTGCAAGTGTCATGGTGTCTCTGTGTATGGTGTTCGTTGCATAATCTTCAAGCGCATTGAGGGAGAATGTCACTTCACACTTCACAGAAGCACAACTATCACCACCCTTCTTTTGTAGCCATATTCTCTCTTTCCATCGTTTTGTTCTTGTTAATTGACCAACTAAGCAGTCAACTCACTTGATATAGGTAGGTTAAAAAGATTAGCTGAGTTCTTAACAGGCTAAGATTAGGTTATGATCTTCAATAAGTCTGGTTGAACTTGTATAGTTTGAGGTGAACCATAAGCTTCACTCTCTAAAACTTGTCTGAAGTTTGACCCATTATTATTAGTAGAGGGGAATATGCTGTCAGCAATGAAGCTTAAACTTTTTCTTGTTAGCTTGTTCTGGTGATATGATAGTCTTATATCATGTGTTATGGAATTGGAGGGACTGGGAACATCCTTTTCTAGGAAAAACCTTCTTGTCGGGCATAAAAGGAAGACAGTGCTAGTATTTTCCATAGGTTCCGTTACTCTTAATATGATCAAGTTGAAGTCGAGATTGTTATGATTGTATTAGGTTTAATGTAGAACTTCTGAAGTTGACATAAAAGGAATGCATTTTATTATTGTAGAGACATGGTCGATCTGAGAAATTACTGAAGGAAGGTCGGTTGACGACTATGCTCAACAGTGATGGGGAAATTGAGAACCAGGAGACTCCCATGGAAATGAATGCTCGAATTATAGCTCTGGCAGAGGTTGGTTAATTAAGATCCTTTCTAATTGAATTATGTGGTTTTGCCAGATGTGCATGTAGTTAAGCTAATTTTTGCCGTTGGGTagaaaaatccaaaaaagaaaagcaaaggaAGGCAGCGACAGAGGAAGAGATCAAGGAGGATGGTAGGAGTTGATTCAAACGTGGAGACTGCAAAGCAATCAACAAAAATTTCCcccttaaaaagaaaaagaggcaaGAAATGAAGTGTCTTGTTTTCTTCTCTGACTGAATGGCAAATCAATAGAGACAGTTAGAAAAGAAGGACCACTAATTTCTGCAAGGTTGCTGGCTAACATGTGGTACCtatttattttgtaattttgattTCATAAGTGCTAAAGTTATTGTGAATTTGTTTTAATTCTGAATTTTTTTCGTCCTTCTGTGTATAAGATTGTGACTGTATTATGCCCACcaccttgaaattttggtttaGTTACTCTATAATTTCAGACAAATCGACATTTGGATGCTCTGTGTTATGTGTAGTTTCAAAGGTTATTGATCTCTCATGAACCAAAAGAATGTGTAGAACCTGGAATGCATTGTGTATTGTAAGTTGTAGGAAAAATATGCCCTTGGTTAATTGGTTTCCTGGGTTTTTTCAGAAGTATCTGCTTATTTTGCATTCAGTTGCTAAAAGTTGACATTTGGGATAAACCATCTGGATGTTTAAGGCATATCCAATGATATTTGATAAGCATTATAATAGAGTGGGTTGGATTggattttattgttttagatTGGATTGATTTACATTTCATTGTaggttaaaaaaattatacattGTATTTAGTGTTTGGAAAATATGCAACAAGACCCCTGAAGTTTAGCCTTGTCGCTCGCTCTTTCTTCGGCTGAATGGATGTTAACCTTGATTGAGTTTTTCTTCTTGTATGCACGAACTCTGAGATCTATTTGCAGATTCTACTATATAATTTTCTACAATGATTTATCGTCTCTTGATCAACACTTTTTCTTGTATGTTTGTctgcattttatttatttaccgAATTTGCAGGATTGCTAACAGAAGAACCTTTGTTATGCAGTTTATGTTTTCTATAATTTTTGATGCCAAACAACAGAGGTAACTCCCATAATAAAATGCTATTGCTTACTGTATTAGACATTGAAGGCTCAAAGTACAGTGCTCCATTCTTGTTCCTGGTCTCTATTTCACAATTAAAGGTAGCAAACCAGAAAcctatttttcatgtttcagagATGCCAGTCCCATTTCCTATAACTTTACCCCAGCTACCGTCCATGTACATTCAGTTTACCAACCACCCATCCTACCTCACTCAGGTACAAAATATTCATACTATCGCATGGACAATTAGACATATAATCTGTAATCATAACGACCCAATTGCAAGAGCTGAGCTCTACCAATTGAACTATATCCCCGAGTCAAGTGGAGATGCATGGAGTCAAACTGTCGACTGCTCCTCATCTGAATATTGTTCAACAAGAAACCAATATAAAAGAATACATAACCTAATGAATCTTACCATTCATTATTATATTCAAATCAGATACATTGTAGTGCAACAAAATTCACATGACATTTCAATCAGTTTCAACTTTTAaatacaagtttttcagtttcaaGCACAAAATTGCTAGAGCTAACAAAAGAACCGCCTCCTGACATCATTACACAAACCAAAATtctaaatgcacaaaaaggtaatgAGTTTAATTGGTGCTATAACCACCGGTCAGGTCAATCCACTTACAGCATGCATCAATTTCTAAAATTTCTATG
The window above is part of the Tripterygium wilfordii isolate XIE 37 chromosome 3, ASM1340144v1, whole genome shotgun sequence genome. Proteins encoded here:
- the LOC119987114 gene encoding uncharacterized protein LOC119987114 isoform X2, whose product is MIKRRFYRLDYGDNSDGSDSSRASSSDSEVEVEEASEGSEGEVNENAEPRSTSSGYESEDSSGNEIGVDASDEDDNESGKERKILVHCQLSGKHEPEMPKKLSKITHEKVSVPEDMPDCIMKSKSVFKCRLCPRIVCLTEETMRAHLNSKRHGRSEKLLKEGRLTTMLNSDGEIENQETPMEMNARIIALAEKNPKKKSKGRQRQRKRSRRMVGVDSNVETAKQSTKISPLKRKRGKK
- the LOC119987114 gene encoding uncharacterized protein LOC119987114 isoform X1, which produces MIKRRFYRLDYGDNSDGSDSSRASSSDSEVEVEEASEGSEGEVNENAEPRSTSSAGYESEDSSGNEIGVDASDEDDNESGKERKILVHCQLSGKHEPEMPKKLSKITHEKVSVPEDMPDCIMKSKSVFKCRLCPRIVCLTEETMRAHLNSKRHGRSEKLLKEGRLTTMLNSDGEIENQETPMEMNARIIALAEKNPKKKSKGRQRQRKRSRRMVGVDSNVETAKQSTKISPLKRKRGKK